TTGGTCTTGTTTGGTGGCTTTCGGGAAAAGCCAGCGTTGGAGAGTAGAAATTAGACAACAAGGTGCGGAGAGGGTTCCTCGACTCTGCATTTGGATCATCGAGCACACACATGTAGGTTTCGGGAGCTAAACCATTGCGACCTTTTAACGTATATTGTTATTTGGTCAGCTGGTGAATATTTTGCTGACAACGTCATTTATTGTATTTGGTAGTGTGCAGTTGGTGATCCAAAAATTGTGTCACCTAATAATAAATTTAATAGCAATAGTTGACATCATAGCGTGCTTAATCTTAAGTTCTCAATCGTTGATGGTGTTAGTGAGTAGAGAATCGAACTGGGAGAGTTTATTTATTTATTTTTATTTTTTATTTTTTTGAAACAAAGGTGGGTTTAAAACCCGTTGTATTAATAGTCGCAAGCCAGAATGGCACCGATACAGACCCCAAGGGTGATTCACATACCATTACATTAAAGCAATTCCGCTCATCAAAGATGAGCCTAGAAAACAATAATCTTACCCCTACATAGAGATAATTTTGCATGAAAACTTCCGTTGCCAAGACGCTCAATTGCGGTGCGTCAGAAGTTTTCACTATTTAGATATAAGGAAACATTCGTAATTTGCAGGCTGACAATCCTATCTAGGGTTCCTAGAAACCTACATATGAAAATTATTGGATATAAACTAGCAAACACTAATTTAAAACCTTATAGCGAGAGCGAGAGCGGCCGCAAGCAAAGCCCTCATCATGTCCGGCGGCGAGCCGTTTTGCCGTCGTCGGACGGGTGCTAATCAACTCCTCTGTGGGTCTGACATCGACGAGGCACTTCAGTAGTTTCGAGGAGTCGCGAATAGCAAGGTAGGAGAAGAGGGAGAGGGAGACCAGTTCGATGGTTGGATTTCAGGAATTTCCTCTCTGGTTGGTCGACGGAGTGGGCTATGGATGAGATCGTGGACGCGGTCGGGAAAGGATGTTGTGGTGTCGTCGGCGAGTCTGATCTATCGTCGTGATTTTGTCCAGATCTAGGGTAGAGCTTCTAGATCCGAGATGGGGCAAATCTGTGGTGGTGGTGAGGACTAGACATGGGGTGGTGCGGCTATGGAGGCGGAAGATGGGTGGCGGTCTATTAAAGCAGGAGCAGCGGAGCAGGTGGTGGTGGTGGTGGTGGCTGTCGGCAAATTGGGAGACTTTGTGAACAAGTTTAAGAGGGATATATTGTCTAATAATGGACCACTGATAAAGAGCCAAAAACCTTAGAGCGGCTAAGAGAGATATTGAACAAACATTCCAGTCCGACGACGAGCAATTTTGCTGTCGTCGAACGGGCATTTGACGTCCTTTGTGGGACTGGAGTGAGAAGGATCATCTTCTCTATGTCATAATCTGGGAGGTTTCTATGGCGATAGTTGAGGAGAGGAGAAGGGAGATCACAACGATGGTCGAGTTTTGGCGTTGTCGATAACGGAATTTTATTAGTGCAAGCGCAAGACTGGAGGTCGCGTGGTGGTGCCGAAGCCGTGACTGTGGGATTTAAGTTGGAATTGCAGCATCTGCTCAGGTTTGGATGGTCACAATCTAATATAGAGAACTCTTGAATGAAAATGGAAAAGAGATGTAACTCCTGTTTATTCGGAAATACACTTTTTAGTTATTAGGAGAACCCAAGGACTCTATCGGATTCGGGAAACAGCTCTCAGAGATCTTTTTTCCTTAAAAAGGGGTCATTTTCATTGTTACAGTACCTGCTATTAAAAAGAGGTACGCACTAGCGTTTTGTTATACCCCCACTAGTAAGGGGGCTGCTAGTTGTAGCAGCGGAGCAGGTCAATGGTGCTTCGATGACGACATGCTCATGGTGGTATCGTGTGTCTCGTGTGGTGGTTCTTCGGCGGAGGGCGACGGCTCTGGTCAGATTAGACCAGCTTGTTTCTCTTCTCTCATGGGGTGAGACTTTGGGTTTGGGCCCTATTTTTGGGCTCGGCCTGGGTTAAGGAAATAAATCCATATAGGACAATTATAATTTTGGTTTTATTTTTCTGGTCCGTTTCATTGGGTCATTGTCGGGCTGACTTTAATTTATGTTTTGTATTTTCTTTTATTTTGGATTTACAATTGTTTTGCACTTAGGTTCTTAATAAACCCGTACCAACTTTGGGTAGAGATGGTTGGACTATGTCTGTGTAGGTGCAAACACTGTCTTGTCTGTCTTAATGAGATGACGAGCTCCTTATTTCGTCAATTGGTCATAGTCACCTAGTGGTATGATAAAACTTGGTGTCATCGGTAATATTTTCATGTGGCAACATAGTGGGAAAACTCATAGACATAGTAATTTATGGCTCTGCATAAGCATTATCTTTCTGGTATGTCGCTAAAATAGTTAAACAAATGGAGTAGCAATGATGCACTTTGTGCTAAATGGTGTGTGTTAAAATGCATAAATTCTATAGACATGTCTAATATTATTTTAGAGATTTACACACAATGTCCTACAAGCTTTTGTATTTAACTTCTCTTCTTCTTGTATTAGTCTTTTCTTAATGAAAAAGAATAAAGAAAAGAAAAATAACAGGTATTTGTTACTGTGTTGGTTTTACTGACCATGTCCGTAGTGTCGGTTTCATAATTACTTCATTTACTTGAAAGCCTTGGCTGGCTGGGCATGTCATTGTCGTGCTTGCTCATGCCCACACCGTGAGAAGATCATCAAGCTATAAGGTATGGTTAAAGTTACATAAAATTATTGTGGGGTGCAACTCCTATTTGGTTTGTCTCGCAAACGAGCTACAACTACGGCACGCCATGTGACTTAGTAATCCAAAGGGGACTCGCCATTATTAACCACCAATTTACAAAGTACTAACTCTCCGATTCTCCATTTGTTCTAACAAATTAGGGCAACTTTGCTAGAGATGCATCGAGCGAGTTTTCGGATCGTTATGCCTTCTCGTGCACAAAGTTGGGTGCGCGAAGACCAGTTGACTTTCAATCATGCCAATTAGATCATAGTAGCTCTCTTCATAAATGAATTAGGCCATGGTACGGAGTCGGTCACTCATTCGGTACAAATGCATCAAGGAGAAATGGAGAATGGAAGCAGGAAAGTAGATTCTTATTTCTTAATTAATTAACATGTAGATGAAGACAGTTTATATCTTAATTAGAGTGGAATGAAAAACATGCATTTGTGGTAAAAACAAATAAGACATATTTACTTATGCATGATTTTTACTCGGTGCACATAATTTTACTACTTAGCATTATAAAAGGTGAAAAAAGGTAAATCAATGGTACCCTTTCTTGCTATGCTTGGTTACATGGTGCAACCATCCAAACCCTTTGAGTGCCTTTGTAATCTTGACAAGATTTGGCCTTCCCATATGCCCCAAATTCATCTTCCCTGCTGAGAACTTCAATGCCTGCAAGCAGCACAGTTGCCCGTTATCCAATTCTTCATCTTCTTCCTCTTCACCATCATCGCCATCCACCTCATTGTGGTCAATCTTATTGCCATTGATCTTCTTCCCCTGCTTCTTTGACTTGCTCTTGATTCCCTGCAGAGCTTTACCTGATTCTGTTTCATCATATGTCTCCCAAAGCATGTCCATTCCTTCACCTCCTCCATCCACATTATGATGCCTCTCCTCAAAAAGCTTGCATGCCAATGTCCTCCTCCACTCTTTTTCTTTTCTCATTGAACCAAAACTCCCAAGATTTGGACCCATAATTTGAGAATCCTCCATAGCTTTCTCACCAGGACTTCCAAGGTTTGATCCTAGAAATTGGGACTTAATCACCATGGATTTGGATCTAAATCCTCCATCATTAGCACCCAAATCTCTATCCTTGGATTCTCTCCTAGTTAATCTTTTTTCTTCTCCATCTTCAACTTTATCGAAGTATGCGCTCAGGGGCTTGACCTCTTTCTCTTCCTCAACTGCTTTTTGAATCAAAATTACACTAGCTGCTTCCAACACATTACCAGTACTTCCTTTGCCTTCAAGACTGGAACTTTTATCAATTGGTGCATCTGAGACTTGTGATGAGCATTGTTTCTCAACTAGGTTCTCTCTAGTTTCCTTTAAAACTGCACTTGAAGCTTCAAAGAAATAATCAGTACTGCCATTGCCTTCAGGGCTGGACTTCCCATCAATTGGTGCATCAGAGACTTGTGAGGAGCATTTTTTCTCAATTGGGTTCTGTTCCACAGCTGCACTTGAAGCTTCTGAGAAATAACCAGAACTTTCACTGCTTTCAGGACTGGATCTTTCATCAAATGATGCATCAAACACTTGTGCTGAGCTGTTTTTCTCATCTTGGTTCTCTTCCTTTTCTTCCCAAATTGCACTTGCACCTTCCAAAATATGACCAGTTGTGCTACTTCCTTCAAGACTGGAACTTTCATCAATTGGTGCATCAAAGGCTTGCTCTGAACTCATTTCCTCAACTGATATCTCTTTAATTTCTTCTAAAATTGCACATGCAGCTTCCAAGAAATAACCAATACTGCCATTACCTCCAAGACTGTAACTTTGATCAATTGGTGCATCAGAGGCTTCTTCTGAGCTCATTTCCTCAACTGGGCTCTCCCTAACTTCCAAGCTAGATGTGTCAAACACAATCTTATACACTTCAAGCTCCTCAAAAGATCCAAACTCTTCATGATCATCACCATTGCTGTGATCCACCTTAGGGTACTGCAATTTTGCTACAACAGTTTGGTAAGTGGTGACAAGGCAACAAGTACCCACCTTGATCTTGGGCAAATCAGAAGTGGAGTTGGGAGAGACAGTGAGGTAAGCTAGGACAAGTAGAGCAGTGGTGACAAACAGAGGAGATAGGAAAGACAGAAGCTTGAGGAGGTATGGTGAGAAAAATATGAAGTAAGAAAAGTACAAAGGATGGGACAGAATGAAGAAACAGACACGGAAGAAGTCAGCTAGGAGATCAATGCTAGAGAAATTTGAGTTCTTGGAGGAGAAAGAAAGTTCAGACATGTTGATGTTCTTGGGGGTCTAAAGAGAAATGAAAAGGGTACGTGGAGATAGTGATCAAGAAGAATGGAGGTGGGGGAAGGTTGGTTTGCTCTACTCTGTTTGTTGTAGCAAACAGAAGAGGAAAAGTGTGAAATTGGAAGCGAGAGCGCCGTGAATATAGGAAATTGACTGAATAAGTATCAATGTAGGATTACAACAAAAGCTACTTCGGATTAATAATCCAAAAGAAGAAAACATGTTTTGGAAACTTTCTTCTTTTTCTTTCTCTTTTCCTTGTCCCATCTACAACCACAACCACCAAATGATGCTCCTTTTCTAATTCCGATTTACCTAACTGACCCTCTCTGCAACTTTAGCCCTCATCAGATCATTGAAGACTAATTATTCATGTGCAAGTAGATGGTATCTATTACTCTGTGTTTATATCTAATTAACTGATGCATGGTGTTGCTACACCAAAACTAAAGACCGAGCGGTATCCAATGAGGTAAGCAGAAAGAACCTGGAGATGTTTTAAGAGAGCCTATTCAGCGCACCCGTCATCTCCACCGTCGATTTTAACGCGGACTTAACAGAGCCTTTTGACTTTTTCAAAATAGACGGTGGAGATGACGGGTGCGCCACTCACCCGGGTGCGTTGTATAATTTTCGATGTTTTAAACATGAACTAGTAGAATCATGAAGGTAGCGCTGTAACTGATCAACCACCCAACTGTAGTCATAACATGAAAATTTAATTGGCATTAGGGTTTAGACAGTGAAATGCTCTTTGTCTAGCTAGATTTATACGACATAAATTGGGAAGTTATAGGTTGGTGATATTTCAATGCAAATCAATAGAATTAATGACTATTCGACTGCTAGGATGCAAGATCTTTTGCAAGAGATAGAACATTACCCCCCAGAAAACTATTTCACCAATATATCTGTTAAGGCTAATCATGCATATTAAAGAATAATTAGCACAGATCAAGAATTATGTAGAACCAAATGCCCACGGGAAATTAAAGCATTGTGTAAAACTCATTAACTCAAACAAACACCAACCCACCACCGACTGGTGTTTACTCCCACAGTTACTAGCTTCCTTCAAAACCAAGTCATAGAAATCAATCTAGGAAAGGCCACACTGAGGGGACAAATAAAATCAACAATCTGTATGAAAGGAGTTTGATATGTGATATGGGAGGTTAGGAAGGAAGGGATAGCTAAGCTTGGGTGCACATGGGAAGTCACTCATGGATACTCAAGTGCTTGCCATGCCAATGTGCCATGTATAGTCTTGGTATTCTAGCTTTTTCACCTTACAAACCAATGGACCCTTCTTTTATTATCTGTAGTCACTCTCTTCTACTCATGATGATGAATGATCCGATATGATCATATATGTTTACCGACAGTCAATTTGGCAGATTCAACCTTTCGTTCTTATATGCTTTTGGGTTTTGAGTTTTGACTAGTGAATCACCCTTTCTAGTAAAGTAGTGATGTAGGGCTTCCACTGCTAACAGAACCCTTTGGATGCTTTGTGCAGTGGTTGAGCTAGCTAGCTTTAATAGTAACGTTAATGGTATGTTAATCATGCCTTCAATTAGCTAGGGTCCCTCTCATGAAAAACTAATTCAATTCAATCATGCAATGTTACACATATTATTATATCGTAATGATACACAGTAGTTGCAGAGACAAACTCACAGGCAGTCTATAAGACTATAATGTACTTGGTTAAAGAGGGGCTGGACACTCGTTCTAGACTCCAAGAGTTATTAGCTTACGATATGTAATTGTGTGCCATGCAATCGATGAGACAATAAGGTACATTCTGCTAACCAAAAGAGAAGTCCATTGTATGACAACAACATTAGTACATGAACCTCACGGGGTTTGTAATCAACACTGCTTGATCGTGAGGTTCTTCTTACAATCACCAATACGAAATGGCTCGGTTCTTCTTCTACTTTTACAAAGTATGTTGATTATTCCTAGGCAGACCAGGATAACATGTGCGAAAATGGAGATTTAAACTAACCATGGGCAACTGCTAGCTGCCGGTATATAATAGACCCCTCTTCAAACTACAGTGCAGTCTGCAGCAGAAATGCTACCGTTTTTGTGTTTCGTTCTTATTGCAATATATGTGATGCAAGGTCCCTTCTAATCTCTTTGTTTTACTAAGTTTACAATCGAGGTCATTTGATGGTAAAAAAACAAATTTTCTTTTCACGAGCAAAGCACTCCTCATATATAAGTATAAGAAAAGATGACATTGGTTTAACCAACCAAGTCACGGCTCACCGACAAGAAAAGATGACATTTGTTTATATGGAAAATATGACTTTTTCATGGTTGAAAAGAGGCTTAATACAATAGGACTTGGTTCAAAGATGCTAATCAAAATGTGACTTTTTTGTGTGTACTAGCTCACTCATTCTCCATTTTCCAAGCATTCATTCATAAATGTGAACTTTCGAGTTGTCTCGAAATTTAATGGAGTGGCACTCATCCTCGAGTAGTGCTCAATTATATATAGTGGTAGTAAATATAAGAGTTCTGTAATGAAAATATGTGGTAATAATAAAGAAACTAAGAACATTTTTAACAGACTATTTATTTTGACTTTTTAACTATTTTAGGAACCGTATTTAACTATTTACGTGTTAAGCAGCAATTCTACTTAGGAAAAGAGCAAATAAATAGACAAATTATAAGAAACATTGAGACGAACATCTCCAGCAGCATTGATAAATTAAAAAAAAATTAGAGATTTATCAATTTTTAAATGAATTTTTACTCCAACAGTATACTTAAGAAGTTGATAAATTTATAGAGAAAATTGATAAATTTATCAATCTTGGAGAAACAATTAACTAAAACTTAGCTAATGTATACAATTTAGCAATACTGCTGGAGCAAAAGTTCAAAAATTGTTATTTTAAATCTAAATGTTGACAAATTTAGCAATAAATTTAACTCTATTGCTGGAAACTTTAGTCAAACAACACCTCACCTTTTATTATAAATTCTAGAGACATTGATACAGTTTCATCCCATAAATACTTTTCGCACCAAGGTCATTTCATCGTAACACATTGATCATACTCCACACAACTAATTAGCACACTATCAGATAAGAAATTTAAATAAGGAAAAATGCCCATTTAGTACTAATTTAAACCTTTTATTTCTCATTCCAATGACAATATTTTTCATGAGTCTATTCCAATATAAAGTAACATTTTTTATGCCCAAATGCATAAATCTTTACTAAAGTTTTAACAAATTATATTATTTTAAGACTATTTTACACTCATCTCTTAAATATGCATAGAGAGAGAGAGAGAGAGAGAGAAAATGCAAGAGAGAAAAGACTTTGTCGAAGCCTCACCATTCTCCAGTCACCGGCTGTCACATCCCGACCCTTATATTTTTACCTTATTTACTAGCGTGATTATAATAAGAATTTTACCGTCTCGATCATTGAGTAAATAGTTTAATTGGTCCCTAGAGGGGTTTCGGGGACGATTATGTGCGGAGGATTATTAGTATGAAGAAAATACGACGACGGTAAAAATAGTAAATTTTAGCTAGAAAAAGGTAATTTTTATTCGGGTATTATTTTTCGGGGTGTTTTNNNNNNNNNNNNNNNNNNNNNNNNNNNNNNNNNNNNNNNNNNNNNNNNNNNNNNNNNNNNNNNNNNNNNNNNNNNNNNNNNNNNNNNNNNNNNNNNNNNNNNNNNNNNNNNNNNNNNNNNNNNNNNNNNNNNNNNNNNNNNNNNNNNNNNNNNNNNNNNNNNNNNNNNNNNNNNNNNNNNNNNNNNNNNNNNNNNNNNNNNNNNNNNNNNNNNNNNNNNNNNNNNNNNNNNNNNNNNNNNNNNNNNNNNNNNNNNNNNNNNNNNNNNNNNNNNNNNNNNNNNNNNNNNNNNNNNNNNNNNNNNNNNNNNNNNNNNNNNNNNNNNNNNNNNNNNNNNNNNNNNNNNNNNNNNNNNNNNNNNNNNNNNNNNNNNNNNNNNNNNNNNNNNNNNNNNNNNNNNNNNNNNNNNNNNNNNNNNNNNNNNNNNNNNNNNNNNNNNNNNNNNNNNNNNNNNNNNNNNNNNNNNNNNNNNNNNNNNNNNNNNNNNNNNNNNNNNNNNNNNNNNNNNNNNNNNNNNNNNNNNNNNNNNNNNNNNNNNNNNNNNNNNNNNNNNNNNNNNNNNNNNNNNNNNNNNNNNNNNNNNNNNNNNNNNNNNNNNNNNNNNNNNNNNNNNNNNNNNNNNNNNNNNNNNNNNNNNNNNNNNNNNNNNNNNNNNNNNNNNNNNNNNNNNNNNNNNNNNNNNNNNNNNNNNNNNNNNNNNNNNNNNNNNNNNNNNNNNNNNNNNNNNNNNNNNNNNNNNNNNNNNNNNNNNNNNNNNNNNNNNNNNNNNNNNNNNNNNNNNNNNNNNNNNNNNNNNNNNNNNNNNNNNNNNNNNNNNNNNNNNNNNNNNNNNNNNNNNNNNNNNNNNNNNNNNNNNNNNNNNNNNNNNNNNNNNNNNNNNNNNNNNNNNNNNNNNNNNNNNNNNNNNNNNNNNNNNNNNNNNNNNNNNNNNNNNNNNNNNNNNNNNNNNNNNNNNNNNNNNNNNNNNNNNNNNNNNNNNNNNNNNNNNNNNNNNNNNNNNNNNNNNNNNNNNNNNNNNNNNNNNNNNNNNNNNNNNNNNNNNNNNNNNNNNNNNNNNNNNNNNNNNNNNNNNNNNNNNNNNNNNNNNNNNNNNNNNNNNNNNNNNNNNNNNNNNNNNNNNNNNNNNNNNNNNNNNNNNNNNNNNNNNNNNNNNNNNNNNNNNNNNNNNNNNNNNNNNNNNNNNNNNNNNNNNNNNNNNNNNNNNNNNNNNNNNNNNNNNNNNNNNNNNNNNNNNNNNNNNNNNNNNNNNNNNNNNNNNNNNNNNNNNNNNNNNNNNNNNNNNNNNNNNNNNNNNNNNNNNNNNNNNNNNNNNNNNNNNNNNNNNNNNNNNNNNNNNNNNNNNNNNNNNNNNNNNNNNNNNNNNNNNNNNNNNNNNNNNNNNNNNNNNNNNNNNNNNNNNNNNNNNNNNNNNNNNNNNNNNNNNNNNNNNNNNNNNNNNNNNNNNNNNNNNNNNNNNNNNNNNNNNNNNNNNNNNNNNNNNNNNNNNNNNNNNNNNNNNNNNNNNNNNNNNNNNNNNNNNNNNNNNNNNNNNNNNNNNNNNNNNNNNNNNNNNNNNNNNNNNNNNNNNNNNNNNNNNNNNNNNNNNNNNNNNNNNNNNNNNNNNNNNNNNNNNNNNNNNNNNNNNNNNNNNNNNNNNNNNNNNNNNNNNNNNNNNNNNNNNNNNNNNNNNNNNNNNNNNNNNNNNNNNNNNNNNNNNNNNNNNNNNNNNNNNNNNNNNNNNNNNNNNNNNNNNNNNNNNNNNNNNNNNNNNNNNNNNNNNNNNNNNNNNNNNNNNNNNNNNNNNNNNNNNNNNNNNNNNNNNNNNNNNNNNNNNNNNNNNNNNNNNNNNNNNNNNNNNNNNNNNNNNNNNNNNNNNNNNNNNNNNNNNNNNNNNNNNNNNNNNNNNNNNNNNNNNNNNNNNNNNNNNNNNNNNNNNNNNNNNNNNNNNNNNNNNNNNNNNNNNNNNNNNNNNNNNNNNNNNNNNNNNNNNNNNNNNNNNNNNNNNNNNNNNNNNNNNNNNNNNNNNNNNNNNNNNNNNNNNNNNNNNNNNNNNNNNNNNNNNNNNNNNNNNNNNNNNNNNNNNNNNNNNNNNNNNNNNNNNNNNNNNNNNNNNNNNNNNNNNNNNNNNNNNNNNNNNNNNNNNNNNNNNNNNNNNNNNNNNNNNNNNNNNNNNNNNNNNNNNNNNNNNNNNNNNNNNNNNNNNNNNNNNNNNNNNNNNNNNNNNNNNNNNNNNNNNNNNNNNNNNNNNNNNNNNNNNNNNNNNNNNNNNNNNNNNNNNNNNNNNNNNNNNNNNNNNNNNNNNNNNNNNNNNNNNNNNNNNNNNNNNNNNNNNNNNNNNNNNNNNNNNNNNNNNNNNNNNNNNNNNNNNNNNNNNNNNNNNNNNNNNNNNNNNNNNNNNNNNNNNNNNNNNNNNNNNNNNNNNNNNNNNNNNNNNNNNNNNNNNNNNNNNNNNNNNNNNNNNNNNNNNNNNNNNNNNNNNNNNNNNNNNNNNNNNNNNNNNNNNNNNNNNNNNNNNNNNNNNNNNNNNNNNNNNNNNNNNNNNNNNNNNNNNNNNNNNNNNNNNNNNNNNNNNNNNNNNNNNNNNNNNNNNNNNNNNNNNNNNNNNNNNNNNNNNNNNNNNNNNNNNNNNNNNNNNNNNNNNNNNNNNNNNNNNNNNNNNNNNNNNNNNNNNNNNNNNNNNNNNNNNNNNNNNNNNNNNNNNNNNNNNNNNNNNNNNNNNNNNNNNNNNNNNNNNNNNNNNNNNNNNNNNNNNNNNNNNNNNNNNNNNNNNNNNNNNNNNNNNNNNNNNNNNNNNNNNNNNNNNNNNNNNNNNNNNNNNNNNNNNNNNNNNNNNNNNNNNNNNNNNNNNNNNNNNNNNNNNNNNNNNNNNNNNNNNNNNNNNNNNNNNNNNNNNNNNNNNNNNNNNNNNNNNNNNNNNNNNNNNNNNNNNNNNNNNNNNNNNNNNNNNNNNNNNNNNNNNNNNNNNNNNNNNNNNNNNNNNNNNNNNNNNNNNNNNNNNNNNNNNNNNNNNNNNNNNNNNNNNNNNNNNNNNNNNNNNNNNNNNNNNNNNNNNNNNNNNNNNNNNNNNNNNNNNNNNNNNNNNNNNNNNNNNNNNNNNNNNNNNNNNNNNNNNNNNNNNNNNNNNNNNNNNNNNNNNNNNNNNNNNNNNNNNNNNNNNNNNNNNNNNNNNNNNNNNNNNNNNNNNNNNNNNNNNNNNNNNNNNNNNNNNNNNNNNNNNNNNNNNNNNNNNNNNNNNNNNNNNNNNNNNNNNNNNNNNNNNNNNNNNNNNNNNNNNNNNNNNNNNNNNNNNNNNNNNNNNNNNNNNNNNNNNNNNNNNNNNNNNNNNNNNNNNNNNNNNNNNNNNNNNNNNNNNNNNNNNNNNNNNNNNNNNNNNNNNNN
The window above is part of the Fragaria vesca subsp. vesca linkage group LG2, FraVesHawaii_1.0, whole genome shotgun sequence genome. Proteins encoded here:
- the LOC101302725 gene encoding uncharacterized protein LOC101302725 → MSELSFSSKNSNFSSIDLLADFFRVCFFILSHPLYFSYFIFFSPYLLKLLSFLSPLFVTTALLVLAYLTVSPNSTSDLPKIKVGTCCLVTTYQTVVAKLQYPKVDHSNGDDHEEFGSFEELEVYKIVFDTSSLEVRESPVEEMSSEEASDAPIDQSYSLGGNGSIGYFLEAACAILEEIKEISVEEMSSEQAFDAPIDESSSLEGSSTTGHILEGASAIWEEKEENQDEKNSSAQVFDASFDERSSPESSESSGYFSEASSAAVEQNPIEKKCSSQVSDAPIDGKSSPEGNGSTDYFFEASSAVLKETRENLVEKQCSSQVSDAPIDKSSSLEGKGSTGNVLEAASVILIQKAVEEEKEVKPLSAYFDKVEDGEEKRLTRRESKDRDLGANDGGFRSKSMVIKSQFLGSNLGSPGEKAMEDSQIMGPNLGSFGSMRKEKEWRRTLACKLFEERHHNVDGGGEGMDMLWETYDETESGKALQGIKSKSKKQGKKINGNKIDHNEVDGDDGEEEEDEELDNGQLCCLQALKFSAGKMNLGHMGRPNLVKITKALKGFGWLHHVTKHSKKGYH